In one window of Thermus aquaticus DNA:
- a CDS encoding carboxypeptidase-like regulatory domain-containing protein, whose translation MRKAFILALLALGAVLTACSRPPDFTISLNPTSLTVQQGSSGTTRLTITPQNGFAGTVNLELVGAPSGVTLSPSSVSVTGSGPVTQTLTVDVDSTVNAGDYDLQIKATSGNLNKTASLSLKVTGPTGTETLSGMVVSENAGGPVAGSQVRLMRGGTLVATTTTDAQGAFTFANIPADTYRLEVQKPGMAGSFVEGVRVPEMGFVRIIQKPAFDASASTTPPTLVITQDGSQPLEGGTFTNTIPFRVQVDATRDFVRPMRFIYVALGRTPGSAFLSNTATSSRRIFSEVEDTGNQTLSGTAVAGLGSASGERVFLEVVAYDFNNNRSHYIVPITFVNTSPTQNNTVSAPTGVAAMAITLTEAVGFFRAETPLNLTVPLGKGQVGDMPLDLSAVPEGSNLYVEVRWCYTATATPFAFDIERSEDGQNWTRVGTVGGARSTSCPTNPFDRPFFFRDASPDLTPGQTYYYRVVARGANRAESAPSSTTPLPPFFAPLLSPADETTGVPRTPDFTIGHPQLAAGADGAAYNLVLWDTLTGTRDPWVGVAWQTLGGFLLFVEFGTGPQGNGVPQGEALVYGFPNNTFTVYTDTAGLINPAKPNAVPVDLTRNTFTLPYNFDGQALLPQLQSFRTYAWQLWVSYAYKYNPAEGYRVSAYSVQTWPSSTSFIRITRPGTQVFDFTTGE comes from the coding sequence ATGAGAAAAGCCTTTATCCTGGCTCTACTAGCCCTAGGCGCTGTCCTAACCGCATGCTCCAGGCCCCCCGACTTCACCATCTCCCTCAACCCCACGAGCCTCACGGTCCAGCAGGGGTCTAGCGGCACCACCCGGCTGACCATCACCCCCCAGAACGGCTTCGCCGGGACGGTGAACCTGGAGCTGGTGGGCGCTCCCAGCGGTGTAACCCTCTCCCCCAGCAGCGTCAGCGTGACCGGGTCGGGCCCCGTGACCCAGACCCTCACCGTTGACGTGGATAGCACGGTAAACGCCGGTGATTACGACCTGCAGATCAAGGCCACCTCGGGGAACCTGAACAAGACCGCGTCTTTGAGCCTCAAGGTAACTGGCCCGACGGGCACGGAAACCCTCTCCGGAATGGTGGTCAGCGAGAACGCCGGCGGCCCCGTTGCCGGGAGCCAGGTCCGGCTCATGCGGGGCGGCACCCTGGTGGCCACCACCACCACGGACGCCCAAGGGGCGTTCACCTTCGCCAATATCCCCGCGGACACCTACCGCCTCGAGGTCCAGAAGCCGGGCATGGCGGGGAGCTTTGTAGAAGGGGTCCGGGTGCCGGAGATGGGCTTTGTGCGCATCATCCAAAAGCCCGCCTTTGATGCTAGCGCCAGCACCACCCCGCCCACCCTGGTCATCACCCAGGACGGCAGCCAGCCTTTGGAAGGCGGCACCTTCACCAACACCATCCCCTTCCGGGTCCAGGTGGACGCCACAAGGGACTTCGTGAGGCCCATGCGCTTCATCTACGTGGCCTTGGGCCGGACCCCGGGATCCGCCTTCCTCTCTAACACGGCCACCTCTTCGCGGCGCATCTTCAGTGAGGTGGAGGACACGGGTAACCAAACCCTTTCCGGCACCGCCGTAGCCGGGCTGGGTAGCGCCAGCGGCGAGCGGGTGTTCCTGGAAGTGGTAGCCTACGACTTCAACAACAACCGGAGCCACTACATCGTGCCCATAACCTTCGTGAACACCTCCCCCACCCAGAACAACACCGTCTCCGCCCCCACAGGAGTGGCTGCTATGGCCATAACCCTAACCGAGGCCGTGGGCTTCTTCCGGGCAGAGACCCCCCTCAACCTGACCGTGCCTTTGGGTAAGGGCCAGGTGGGGGATATGCCCTTGGACCTCAGCGCCGTGCCCGAGGGCAGCAACCTCTACGTGGAGGTGCGCTGGTGCTACACGGCGACGGCCACTCCTTTTGCCTTTGACATTGAGCGCTCCGAAGACGGGCAGAACTGGACTCGGGTGGGCACGGTGGGCGGCGCCCGCAGCACCAGCTGCCCCACCAACCCCTTTGACCGGCCCTTCTTCTTCCGCGACGCCTCCCCCGACCTCACCCCCGGCCAGACCTACTATTACCGGGTGGTGGCCCGAGGGGCCAACCGGGCCGAAAGCGCGCCTAGCTCCACTACGCCCCTGCCTCCCTTCTTCGCACCCCTCCTGAGCCCTGCCGACGAGACCACGGGCGTCCCCAGAACCCCAGACTTCACCATCGGCCATCCCCAGCTGGCTGCCGGGGCTGATGGAGCCGCCTACAACCTGGTTCTCTGGGACACCCTGACCGGCACTCGGGACCCCTGGGTAGGGGTGGCCTGGCAAACCCTCGGCGGCTTCCTCCTCTTTGTGGAGTTCGGCACCGGGCCTCAGGGGAATGGGGTGCCGCAGGGAGAGGCCTTGGTCTACGGTTTTCCTAACAACACCTTTACCGTGTACACCGACACAGCAGGCCTGATAAATCCCGCCAAGCCCAACGCAGTGCCAGTTGACCTCACCCGGAACACCTTCACCTTGCCCTACAACTTTGACGGCCAGGCGCTCCTTCCCCAGCTCCAAAGCTTCCGCACTTACGCCTGGCAGCTTTGGGTGAGCTACGCCTACAAGTACAACCCCGCCGAGGGTTACCGAGTTTCGGCCTACAGCGTCCAGACCTGGCCCAGCTCCACCTCCTTTATTCGCATAACCCGCCCTGGGACCCAGGTCTTTGACTTCACCACGGGGGAGTGA
- a CDS encoding argininosuccinate synthase has protein sequence MKIVLAYSGGLDTSIILKWLKETYGAEVIAFTADIGQGEEVEEAREKALKTGASKAIALDLKEEFVRDFVFPMMRTGAVYEGYYLLGTAIARPLIAKYLVKIAEEEGAEAIAHGATGKGNDQVRFELTAYALRPNIRVIAPWREWSFKGRQEMIAYAEAHGIPVPVTQEKPYSMDANLLHISYEGGVLEDPWAEPPEGMFRMTLDPEKAPDAPEYVEVEFHEGDPVAVNGERLSPAALLQRLNEIGGRHGVGRVDLVENRFVGMKSRGVYETPGGTILYHARRAVESLTLDREVLHQRDMLAPKYAELVYYGFWYAPEREALQAYFDHVAKAVTGVARLKLYKGNVYVVGRKAPKSLYQKDLVSFDELGAYDQKDAEGFIKIQALRLRVRALVEGKGHGA, from the coding sequence ATGAAGATCGTCTTGGCCTACTCCGGCGGACTGGACACCAGCATCATCCTCAAGTGGCTCAAGGAAACCTACGGGGCCGAGGTCATCGCCTTCACCGCCGACATCGGCCAGGGGGAGGAGGTGGAGGAGGCCCGGGAGAAGGCCCTGAAGACCGGGGCCTCCAAGGCCATCGCCCTGGACCTCAAGGAGGAGTTCGTCCGGGACTTCGTCTTCCCCATGATGCGCACGGGGGCGGTCTACGAGGGCTACTACCTCCTAGGCACCGCCATCGCCCGGCCTTTAATCGCCAAGTACCTGGTGAAGATCGCCGAGGAGGAGGGGGCGGAGGCCATCGCCCACGGGGCCACGGGCAAGGGCAACGACCAGGTGCGCTTTGAGCTCACCGCCTACGCCCTCAGGCCCAACATCCGGGTCATCGCCCCCTGGCGGGAGTGGAGCTTTAAGGGCCGCCAGGAGATGATCGCCTACGCCGAGGCCCACGGCATCCCCGTGCCCGTGACCCAGGAGAAGCCCTACTCCATGGACGCCAACCTCCTGCATATTTCCTACGAGGGGGGGGTCCTCGAGGACCCCTGGGCCGAGCCCCCCGAGGGGATGTTCCGCATGACCCTAGACCCCGAGAAGGCCCCCGACGCGCCCGAGTACGTGGAGGTGGAGTTCCATGAGGGGGACCCGGTGGCGGTGAACGGGGAGAGGCTCTCCCCGGCGGCCCTGTTGCAGAGGCTCAACGAGATCGGGGGCCGCCACGGGGTGGGCCGGGTGGACCTGGTGGAAAACCGCTTCGTGGGCATGAAGTCCCGGGGGGTCTACGAGACCCCGGGGGGGACCATCCTCTACCACGCCCGGCGGGCGGTGGAAAGCCTCACCCTGGACCGGGAGGTCCTGCACCAAAGGGACATGCTCGCCCCCAAGTACGCCGAGCTCGTCTACTACGGCTTCTGGTACGCTCCCGAGCGGGAGGCCCTGCAGGCCTACTTTGACCACGTGGCCAAGGCGGTCACCGGCGTGGCCCGGCTCAAGCTCTACAAGGGGAACGTGTACGTGGTGGGCAGGAAGGCCCCCAAGAGCCTCTACCAGAAGGACCTGGTCTCCTTTGACGAGCTCGGGGCCTACGACCAGAAGGACGCCGAGGGCTTCATCAAGATCCAGGCCCTGCGCCTCAGGGTCAGGGCCCTGGTGGAGGGGAAGGGCCATGGCGCATAG
- the argH gene encoding argininosuccinate lyase: MAHRTWGGRFAEGPDALAARFNASLPFDRALWREDLWQNRVHARMLKEAGLLTEEELEAILKGLDQIEREIEAGTFPWQEELEDVHMNLEARLIELIGPPGGKLHTARSRNDQVATDLRLFLRAALDELLALLLELRRVLVKEAERHLEPLYVLPGYTHLQRAQPVLLAHWFLAYYEMLKRDAGRLEDARERLNESPLGAAALAGTGFPIDRHLTARELGFRAPMRNSLDAVASRDFALEVLSAFNIGQLHLSRLAEELILYSTEEFGFVEIPDAFATGSSIMPQKKNPDILELIRAKSGRVLGALVALSTVLKGLPLAYNKDLQEDKEPLLDALATYRDSLRLLTAMLPGLRWNRERMWQAAEGGFALATELADYLAQKGLPFREAHHVVGRLVRKLSEEGRALKDLTLQDLKAHHPLFAEDALPLLRLESAIHQRRSYGGTAPEAVRERLLEAKKEVGLA, translated from the coding sequence ATGGCGCATAGGACCTGGGGCGGCCGCTTCGCGGAGGGGCCCGATGCCCTGGCGGCCCGCTTCAACGCCTCCTTGCCCTTTGACCGGGCCCTTTGGCGGGAGGACCTATGGCAGAACCGGGTCCACGCCCGCATGCTCAAGGAGGCGGGCCTCCTCACCGAGGAGGAGCTAGAGGCCATCCTTAAGGGCCTAGACCAGATAGAGCGGGAGATTGAGGCGGGCACCTTCCCCTGGCAGGAGGAGCTGGAGGACGTCCACATGAACCTCGAGGCCCGCCTCATAGAGCTCATCGGCCCTCCCGGGGGCAAGCTCCACACCGCCCGTAGCCGCAACGACCAGGTGGCCACCGACCTCAGGCTTTTCCTGCGGGCCGCCCTAGACGAGCTCCTCGCCCTCCTTCTAGAGCTCCGCCGGGTCTTGGTAAAGGAGGCGGAAAGGCACCTGGAGCCCCTTTACGTCCTTCCCGGCTACACTCACCTGCAGCGGGCCCAGCCGGTGCTCCTCGCCCACTGGTTTCTGGCCTACTACGAGATGCTAAAGCGGGACGCAGGGCGCCTGGAGGACGCCAGGGAGCGCCTCAACGAGAGCCCCCTGGGGGCCGCCGCCCTGGCGGGGACGGGCTTTCCCATAGACCGCCACCTCACCGCCCGGGAGCTGGGCTTCAGGGCCCCCATGCGGAACTCCCTGGACGCCGTGGCCTCCCGGGACTTTGCCCTGGAGGTCCTTTCCGCCTTTAACATCGGCCAGCTCCACCTAAGCCGCCTGGCCGAGGAGCTCATCCTTTACAGCACCGAGGAGTTTGGCTTCGTGGAGATTCCCGATGCCTTCGCCACCGGCTCATCCATCATGCCCCAGAAGAAGAACCCCGACATCCTGGAGCTCATCCGGGCCAAATCGGGCAGGGTCCTGGGGGCTTTGGTGGCCCTCTCCACCGTGCTGAAGGGCCTGCCTCTGGCCTACAACAAGGACCTGCAGGAGGACAAGGAGCCCCTTCTGGACGCCCTCGCCACCTACCGGGATAGCCTTAGGCTCCTTACCGCCATGCTCCCGGGGCTTAGGTGGAACCGGGAGAGGATGTGGCAGGCGGCGGAGGGGGGTTTCGCTTTGGCCACGGAGCTGGCCGACTACCTGGCCCAAAAGGGGCTTCCCTTCAGGGAGGCCCACCACGTGGTGGGGAGGCTGGTGAGGAAGCTCTCTGAGGAGGGGCGGGCCCTGAAGGACCTAACCCTACAGGACCTGAAGGCCCACCACCCCCTCTTCGCCGAGGACGCCCTTCCCCTCCTCCGCCTGGAGAGCGCCATCCACCAGCGGCGCTCCTACGGGGGCACGGCCCCGGAGGCGGTGCGGGAGCGGCTTTTGGAGGCCAAAAAGGAGGTAGGCCTTGCTTGA
- a CDS encoding N-acetyltransferase, with protein MLEPISLTPHPVALPEVRREAGVELRKARLDDVDAIYWLIRYWAEKGLMLVRSHSHLYENIRDFQVLEDEDGHIVGTVALHVLWRDLAEIRGLAVHPKRQGQGLGRWLVLGAEREARDLGLSRVFAWTLQVNFFRSLGYQVTTREALPPKVWSECNACPFYENCREIAVIKGLSPGAFGG; from the coding sequence TTGCTTGAGCCCATAAGCCTTACCCCTCACCCCGTGGCCCTGCCCGAGGTGCGGCGGGAGGCGGGGGTGGAGCTCCGGAAGGCCAGGCTTGACGATGTGGACGCCATCTACTGGCTCATCCGCTACTGGGCGGAAAAGGGCCTCATGCTGGTCCGCAGCCACAGCCACCTCTACGAGAACATCCGCGACTTCCAGGTCCTGGAGGACGAGGACGGGCACATCGTGGGCACCGTGGCCCTCCACGTCCTCTGGCGGGACCTGGCCGAGATCCGGGGCCTGGCCGTCCACCCCAAGCGCCAGGGCCAGGGCCTCGGGCGGTGGCTGGTCTTAGGGGCGGAAAGGGAGGCCCGGGACCTGGGCCTTTCCCGGGTCTTCGCCTGGACCCTGCAGGTGAACTTCTTCCGCAGCCTGGGCTACCAGGTGACCACCCGGGAGGCCCTGCCCCCCAAGGTGTGGAGCGAGTGCAACGCCTGCCCCTTCTACGAGAACTGCCGGGAGATCGCCGTCATCAAGGGGCTTTCTCCCGGGGCCTTTGGGGGCTAG
- a CDS encoding type II toxin-antitoxin system HicB family antitoxin — translation MGGMGTLTRYLEEAMARARYELIADEEPYYGEVPDLPGVWATGKSLRECEANLQAAPEDWLLFLLSRGETPPPLGEVRIDLPHGEAA, via the coding sequence ATGGGCGGGATGGGCACCCTGACCCGCTACCTGGAAGAGGCCATGGCCCGGGCCCGCTACGAGCTCATCGCAGACGAGGAGCCCTACTACGGGGAAGTCCCAGACTTGCCCGGGGTCTGGGCCACGGGGAAGAGTTTGAGGGAGTGCGAGGCCAACCTGCAGGCGGCCCCGGAGGACTGGCTTCTCTTTCTTCTCTCCCGTGGTGAGACGCCCCCGCCCTTAGGCGAGGTCCGCATTGATCTACCCCATGGCGAGGCGGCTTAG
- the carA gene encoding glutamine-hydrolyzing carbamoyl-phosphate synthase small subunit yields MAGMKERAVLVLEDGTVYHGYAFGATGKTVGEVVFNTAQTGYQEIMTDPSYHGQIVVMTYPHQGNYGVNVYDMQSNRPWVKGFVAKEFSRIASNPRAQQTLGEFMAFYGVVGIEGIDTRALVRKIREGGVLKGAIAHASLYGSPDHAFTEEELKALQEEARAWTDIDGRDMTPEVSTPLPYAWPTLKSGRRIVVMDFGIKHAIVENLAQMGFEILVVPGKTPASQIMALEPHGLLISNGPGDPAMPRYAHETIWKLMGLLPTFGICLGHQLLALAAGGRTYKMKFGHRGANHPVKNLQTGKIEITSQNHGYAVDIDSLKGFRPTHINLNDGTLEGMAHARYPVFSVQYHPEAAPGPHDALYLFRRFLEEVEAFHGATGLPVEKQRADQHGI; encoded by the coding sequence ATGGCTGGAATGAAGGAGCGGGCCGTGTTGGTCCTCGAGGACGGCACCGTTTACCACGGCTACGCCTTCGGGGCCACGGGGAAGACGGTGGGGGAGGTGGTCTTCAACACCGCCCAGACGGGCTACCAGGAGATCATGACCGACCCCAGCTACCACGGCCAGATCGTGGTCATGACCTACCCCCACCAGGGGAACTACGGGGTGAACGTCTACGATATGCAGAGCAACCGCCCCTGGGTCAAGGGCTTCGTGGCCAAGGAGTTCAGCCGCATCGCCTCCAACCCCCGGGCCCAGCAGACCCTGGGGGAGTTCATGGCCTTCTACGGGGTGGTGGGGATTGAGGGCATAGACACCCGGGCCCTGGTGCGCAAGATCCGCGAAGGGGGGGTGCTCAAAGGAGCCATCGCCCACGCCAGCCTCTACGGAAGCCCCGACCACGCCTTCACCGAGGAGGAGCTCAAGGCCCTTCAGGAGGAGGCCAGGGCCTGGACCGACATTGACGGCCGGGACATGACCCCCGAGGTCTCCACCCCCCTGCCCTACGCCTGGCCCACGCTAAAGAGCGGCCGGCGCATCGTGGTCATGGACTTCGGCATCAAGCACGCCATCGTGGAGAACCTGGCCCAGATGGGCTTTGAGATCCTGGTGGTGCCCGGCAAGACCCCGGCTAGCCAGATCATGGCCCTCGAGCCCCACGGCCTTCTCATCAGCAACGGCCCCGGGGACCCCGCCATGCCCCGGTACGCCCACGAGACCATTTGGAAGCTCATGGGGCTTCTGCCCACCTTCGGCATCTGCCTGGGGCACCAGCTTCTGGCCCTGGCCGCCGGGGGGCGCACCTACAAGATGAAGTTCGGCCACCGCGGGGCCAACCACCCGGTGAAGAACCTGCAGACGGGGAAGATTGAGATCACCAGCCAAAACCACGGCTACGCCGTGGACATAGACTCCCTGAAGGGGTTCCGCCCCACCCACATCAACCTCAACGACGGCACCCTCGAGGGCATGGCCCACGCCCGCTACCCCGTCTTCTCCGTCCAGTACCACCCCGAGGCCGCCCCCGGGCCCCACGACGCCCTCTACCTCTTCCGCCGCTTTTTGGAGGAGGTGGAGGCCTTCCACGGGGCCACGGGCCTGCCCGTGGAAAAACAGCGGGCGGACCAGCACGGAATCTAA
- the secG gene encoding preprotein translocase subunit SecG — MDFLYTLVILLYLGVAGLLVYLVLVQEPKQGAGDLMGGSADLFSARGVTGGLYRLTVILGAVFAALALLIGLWPR; from the coding sequence ATGGACTTCCTCTACACCCTGGTCATCCTTCTCTACCTCGGCGTGGCGGGACTTCTGGTCTATTTGGTCCTGGTGCAGGAGCCCAAGCAGGGGGCGGGGGACCTCATGGGGGGCTCCGCCGACCTCTTCTCCGCCCGGGGCGTCACCGGTGGGCTTTACCGCCTCACGGTCATCCTGGGGGCGGTCTTCGCCGCCTTGGCCCTCCTCATCGGCCTCTGGCCCCGTTGA
- the rplU gene encoding 50S ribosomal protein L21 yields MFAIVKTGGKQYRVEPGLRLRVEKLDLEPGSQVELPVLLLGGERTVVGAPVVEGAKVVAEVLGHGKGKKITISKFKAKVQYRRKRGHRQPYTEILIKEIQG; encoded by the coding sequence ATGTTCGCGATCGTCAAGACGGGTGGAAAGCAGTACCGGGTGGAGCCCGGCCTCAGGCTCCGGGTGGAGAAGCTGGACCTGGAGCCCGGGAGCCAGGTGGAGCTTCCCGTCCTCCTCTTGGGGGGCGAGAGGACCGTGGTGGGGGCCCCGGTGGTGGAGGGGGCCAAGGTGGTGGCCGAGGTTCTGGGCCACGGCAAGGGCAAGAAGATCACCATCTCCAAGTTCAAGGCCAAGGTGCAGTACCGCAGGAAGCGGGGGCACCGCCAGCCTTACACGGAGATCCTCATCAAGGAGATCCAGGGGTGA
- the rpmA gene encoding 50S ribosomal protein L27, which yields MAHKKGLGSTKNGRDSQAKRLGVKRYGGQVVKAGHILVRQRGTRFKPGKNVGMGRDYTLFALVDGVVEFQDKGRLGRFVHVRPLG from the coding sequence ATGGCGCATAAAAAGGGACTTGGTTCCACAAAGAACGGCCGCGACTCCCAGGCCAAGCGCCTGGGGGTGAAGCGCTATGGCGGCCAGGTGGTGAAGGCGGGCCACATCCTGGTCCGCCAGCGGGGCACCCGGTTCAAGCCGGGCAAGAACGTGGGCATGGGCCGGGACTACACCCTCTTCGCCCTGGTGGACGGGGTGGTGGAGTTCCAGGACAAGGGGCGGCTGGGCCGCTTTGTCCACGTCCGCCCGCTAGGCTAA
- the obgE gene encoding GTPase ObgE, producing MTFQDVLHITVAAGKGGDGAVSFRREKFVPKGGPDGGDGGRGGSVYLRARGSVDSLSELSKRTYRAEDGEHGKGGGQHGRAGRDLVIEVPRGTRVYDADTGELLADLTEEGETVLVARGGEGGRGNVHFVTPTRQAPRFAEAGEEGEKRRLRLELMLIADVGLVGYPNAGKSSLLRATTHAHPKVAPYPFTTLSPHLGVAEIGEGVRFTLADIPGIIEGASQGKGLGLEFLRHIARTRVLLYVLDATEAPLEALRTLRKEVGAYDPGLLRRPSLIALNKIDLLSEEEVAARVAELSPEGLPVLPVSALTGEGVPELLEALYALVQAAPAPELPKPAPRREVQAGVEVVPLGEGVYEVRAPEVERYLKRIKGDLGEAAGFLQEVFKRHGVEAALRAKGVRAGDVVRIGGLEFEYIPEV from the coding sequence TTGACCTTTCAGGACGTTCTCCACATCACCGTCGCCGCCGGCAAGGGCGGCGACGGCGCCGTCTCCTTCCGCCGCGAGAAGTTCGTGCCCAAGGGCGGGCCGGACGGTGGCGATGGGGGGCGGGGGGGGAGCGTCTACCTGAGGGCCAGGGGTAGCGTGGACTCCCTCTCCGAGCTATCCAAGCGCACCTACAGGGCCGAGGACGGGGAGCACGGCAAGGGGGGCGGCCAGCACGGTAGGGCCGGGCGGGACCTGGTCATTGAGGTCCCCCGGGGCACCCGGGTCTACGACGCCGACACCGGGGAGCTTCTGGCCGACCTCACCGAGGAGGGGGAGACCGTGCTGGTGGCCCGGGGCGGGGAGGGGGGACGGGGTAACGTCCACTTCGTGACCCCCACCCGCCAGGCCCCCCGCTTCGCCGAGGCCGGGGAGGAGGGGGAGAAAAGAAGGCTCCGCCTGGAGCTCATGCTGATCGCCGACGTGGGCCTGGTGGGCTACCCCAACGCCGGCAAGTCCAGCCTCCTCCGGGCCACCACCCACGCCCACCCCAAGGTGGCCCCCTACCCCTTCACCACCCTGAGCCCCCACCTGGGGGTGGCCGAGATAGGGGAGGGGGTTCGCTTCACCCTGGCCGACATCCCTGGCATCATTGAGGGGGCGAGCCAGGGGAAGGGCCTGGGCCTCGAGTTTCTCAGGCACATCGCCCGCACCCGGGTTCTCCTCTACGTCCTGGACGCCACGGAAGCCCCTCTGGAGGCCCTTCGCACCCTGCGCAAGGAGGTGGGGGCCTACGATCCGGGCCTCCTCCGTCGGCCGAGCCTCATCGCCCTCAATAAGATAGATCTCCTCTCCGAGGAGGAGGTGGCTGCCAGGGTGGCGGAGCTTTCCCCGGAGGGCCTTCCCGTCCTCCCGGTGAGCGCCCTCACCGGGGAGGGGGTGCCGGAGCTTCTAGAGGCCCTTTACGCCTTGGTCCAGGCTGCCCCGGCCCCTGAGCTGCCCAAGCCCGCTCCCCGCAGGGAGGTCCAGGCGGGGGTGGAGGTGGTTCCCCTGGGAGAGGGGGTCTACGAGGTGCGGGCCCCGGAAGTGGAGCGCTACCTTAAGCGCATCAAGGGAGACCTGGGCGAGGCCGCGGGCTTTTTGCAGGAGGTCTTCAAGCGCCACGGGGTGGAGGCCGCCCTCCGGGCCAAGGGGGTGCGGGCCGGGGACGTGGTGCGCATCGGCGGCCTGGAGTTTGAGTACATCCCGGAGGTGTAG
- the nadD gene encoding nicotinate-nucleotide adenylyltransferase produces MRLGLFGGSFDPIHLGHLIAASEAASALNLDRVLFVVAARPPHKTPVAPPEARYEMVLLATAEERRFFASRLELDRPGPSYTVDTLLEARRLFPEDELFFITGADAYRDILTWKEGHRLHELATLVAVARPGYALGGVPVPVVPLPVPEVGISSTEIRRRIAEGRSVRHWVPRPVEVYLEKHGLYR; encoded by the coding sequence GTGCGCCTGGGCCTCTTCGGCGGCAGCTTTGACCCCATCCACCTGGGCCACCTCATCGCCGCCAGCGAGGCGGCCAGCGCCCTGAACCTGGACCGGGTCCTCTTCGTGGTGGCCGCCCGCCCGCCCCACAAGACCCCCGTGGCCCCTCCCGAGGCCCGCTACGAGATGGTCCTCTTGGCCACCGCCGAGGAGAGGCGCTTTTTCGCCTCGAGGCTGGAGCTGGACCGCCCTGGCCCAAGCTACACCGTGGACACCCTCTTAGAGGCCCGTAGGCTTTTCCCCGAGGACGAGCTTTTCTTCATCACCGGGGCCGACGCCTACCGGGACATCCTCACCTGGAAGGAGGGGCACCGCCTCCACGAGCTGGCCACCCTGGTGGCCGTGGCCCGGCCCGGCTACGCCCTGGGGGGCGTGCCCGTCCCGGTGGTGCCCCTTCCGGTGCCCGAGGTGGGCATCTCCAGCACCGAGATCAGGCGGCGGATCGCCGAGGGGCGAAGCGTGCGCCACTGGGTGCCGCGCCCCGTGGAGGTGTACCTTGAAAAACACGGCCTCTACCGATAG
- the yqeK gene encoding bis(5'-nucleosyl)-tetraphosphatase (symmetrical) YqeK → MKNTASTDSLAEKVRALVRPERFAHILRVAALAKEIAEKNGLDGERAYLAGLLHDAARDLPEEELLSLAPPENEVERAHPLSLHGRAARRLAEGWGVEDEEVLEAIEGHVYGVDPQNGIGMALYIADIAEPGRGVNGEIRELALAGRLSEAYRLAVANKVNYLQKKGVPIHPKTLAVYERLAHAP, encoded by the coding sequence TTGAAAAACACGGCCTCTACCGATAGCCTGGCGGAGAAGGTCAGGGCCCTGGTCCGGCCCGAGCGCTTCGCCCACATCCTGAGGGTGGCCGCTTTGGCCAAGGAGATCGCCGAGAAGAACGGCCTGGACGGGGAGAGGGCCTATCTAGCGGGCCTCCTCCACGATGCGGCCCGGGACCTGCCCGAGGAGGAGCTCCTCTCCCTGGCCCCTCCGGAAAACGAGGTGGAAAGGGCCCACCCCCTCTCCCTCCACGGCCGGGCGGCCCGCCGCCTGGCGGAGGGGTGGGGGGTGGAGGACGAGGAGGTCCTGGAGGCCATAGAGGGCCACGTCTACGGCGTGGACCCCCAAAACGGCATCGGCATGGCCCTCTACATCGCCGACATCGCCGAGCCGGGCCGGGGGGTCAACGGGGAGATCCGGGAGTTGGCCCTAGCGGGGAGGCTTTCCGAGGCCTACCGCCTGGCCGTGGCCAACAAGGTGAACTACCTCCAGAAGAAGGGCGTCCCCATCCACCCTAAGACCCTGGCGGTCTACGAGCGCCTGGCCCATGCGCCCTAG